The Sebastes umbrosus isolate fSebUmb1 chromosome 4, fSebUmb1.pri, whole genome shotgun sequence genomic sequence GGCAGTCAGGAAGCAtctggagagaaacagaaaggtaTAGCAAGACATGGCCCAAAACTTAACTCGTACCCAATATTTGGACACCAGTAATGGTCAACAAGATTTAGAGTGTCATCTGGTGTAGTTTGCTGCCCTTCCCTGAAGGCTTGGAAAATCAGCTTTTATGCCTCTATGTAAACACTGTCTCAGTTGTTTGGAGGTACATTTCTACCCATATGATGCTCTTGAGTGAGTagtttacataaaaataatttgcaaGTGCCACCAAATGCTTTGAACACCATAACTTGGATAAGCAAGCTGTTTTGAGTTTATTAAAATTAAGATGACAATTTGGTTGCGTTTTAGtggaaatgcattttttttaaaataaaatttcactttttaaaattgtattgaaatcaaaatgctaaaaaaataatggtgccttcaaatgaaactcgtgagctcatgtttacaacatgggaaatAGGGTaaacgatatgcttggcgttcaagtggatAAGTTGTTTACAACaccgttgctaagcaacagcaatattaatgttactgtctgcatctagaagccacataGGCTAACAATTTAGTGTGCAAAGATGAGggtgttgggaatatcaacattttcctcagacatgaaattacaaaaaaaactgactaaaattacaatatattaacttattatgcattgaaaaaattaacttccatggtcATTTCTGACGTCAACAAACTTGTCacaactcggagctttcagaaactttccacttgaGAGGTCATGAATACCACAAGTACTCTTGtcaacacggtaaacacgacccgatttgaaggcaccattacaTTCAAAAGAAACCACCTCAGTGGTGAATGTGCTATTGGTATAGGCAGTCATTGGGGTTTACATGGGTGGGTGCACACATTCAGTAATACAAAATTTGTTACACTTTATACTCATAACATTTTGTTACTATACTTGCAGGACAAGGATGCCAAGTTCCGCCTGATTCTCATCGAAAGCAGGATCCACAGGCTGGCCCGGTACTACAAGACCAAGAGAGTACTGGCCCCCAACTGGAAGTAGTACGTATTGGTTCTGCTTTGGGAAGCTTtccttgttgtttttatgtttcaattccatttttttattatgaaaaagGGTGACAGTTGAACTCAATGATGTCATTGACTTGCTACTAACTGACCCACATGGGCTATATGCATGAAAGATGCACAAATCATTGTCCTGCTCTTCCCTTTGTTGAGAgtagtgatatttctgttgtgCTAGAAAAAAGTTGGAGGTAAATTACCAGAGTGGCTACTTGGTGCCACATCTGTCAGTCCCCTTCACAcaattaaattatacattttgttAGGTGTTTTCTGCCATATTCATTCACATTTGAGGCATTGGACTAACTGCCATTCTGGAGTTTATTTTTCTGGGTCAATATAACCAAATATATTGATTGTTGATTATTATAATAGTAAACACTGACACTTGATATTGACTATTTTTCCTAGTCCTGCATTGTTTCCTTCAGTAGAgaagttttatatatattctgtGGTGGTAATTTTAAGGAGTGCTCCCTCTAATGGTAtgttttctctgtctgtttACAGTGAGTCCTCTACAGCTTCTGCTCTGGTGGCATAAACGCTTCACTTTTTGGATTAATAAAAAGAGTTAAATTGGAAATTGtgctgttgtcttttttttttaaattgcaaagTGTTTTCCAGATATTGTGTTTAAAATTAGTTATGGGGTTGAGTAAAGAAATGTAGATGTATAATTTAGTGATAAACCATTAGTTTTGACTtaatttattcacttttttaatagtcgtatatcacagctgttaccctgcactatattcaattttaagttttcttcatctccttgtatttttatatctggtatatttttttgtactacttacttttttactgcctttttactaacattaacgttttgcactatggaactgtgatgctggaaactttccctcgggatcaataaagttactatatCTAATtataacagacattttctgtatATGGGAatgtaaactgaaaaaaaataataattgtgaaACAGGGAAATTGAAACTGCATAATTTGAGGTAAATTTCGCTTTACCTTTGTCTTTGAAAACTTCCTATCGTTTCTTAATCTCCCTAATTTCGTTTTCAGATCTTTAAATGAAGGTGATAAtctaatttatatataaaggGTTTTCCTGGAGGTGAGGGAAATTACTGGTAGTTTCCATGCGTCATTACGTTACGTATCGCGTGGGAGGGGTTTATTACGTAAGGGGCGTGGCGTTTCGTGAGTGACAGCCACGACATCCAATCACGGCTTCGCTTGACGTCACGCTCGTTTTCTTTAAATACGAATGGTGTTGCAATCTGGAGTCATTCACttctactactacaacaacGACACAACACACCACTGAGAAACATGGAGAAAATATATGAGACTATTTGACGAAGGAGATCCAATAAAATGGCACCTACTTGCCGGAAAATGACGCGACAGCACATCGACGCATATCTGCCACCGACAAATACGCGAAATCCGTTGGTTTTCGACGAGGAATATCAGAATACGTGAGGTCAACATTCCCACTATAATCCAAGAAAAAGAAGTAACACAAAAAATGGCGACGGTTGTTGGTTCTGAGAAGGGTTCTGCTGAGCGGACTGCGATGGAGAGGTTCGGTAGCGGAGGGATGGCGCTTCTGCCTTGGACTAAACAGATGCTCACCGTACTGTGGGAACAGCTCAGACTGCTGGTTCAGGTCATATACTACACCTTCATCTCCGGTAAgaataaacttctgactttgtTGGTGTTGGTTTGGTTCTTTGTTTATTTGCGTGTAACGGCCGGTAACGGCTCTCCATTACTTTGTTGAGTAACCGTTGACCGACCGTTGCTATTCTATGTTAATTCAAAAGTCCAGCAGCCGTTGACCGACCGTTGCTATTGTATGTTAATTCAAAAGTCCAGCAGCCGTTGAGTCGATACTCTCCTTTGTTATGAGTATCGTTGACGACATAAcgtcaattaacaatacaactCTATCATAATAACCCTTATGAAAAGTCTGATTAGGTGCATGTTGTGTTTAGTTATCTATTTTTAGGAGACATTAGCTAGTTTTGTCTTGTTTACGTCCTAATTCAGCTATTGTACTTCCTCTGTCCTAAGTCCCgttgtgagttttattttgaaggattgTTATGTTATAAAATGGGCAGTGTTTTGCTTTCAGAATTAACAGGTCAAAGCAAGTTTTATGTCACAATTTGCATGGATTATCTTTTGAAAATGCCATCTGTGACAAAATTGTATTACCAGATGTACTTCtgattatatttgtttatttgttttgcacaatttaagactatacaacataacaaaaaaataatatacagtgcaggaagaggcaaaaaacccactgggcttatctgaagcctccacctagagacaagcttaatataaataaataatatgactacataatagtgataagaAAACAATTggaacaagatatatatatataataacaataacaatacagtaaatatatcaaaaaagacaagtgtgtgtgtgtgtgtgttgcatggaagtgtatggttagtgtttgtgaggaagatattgatttaaaaatctataaagacttcttcaaacaacattgtgagtgggaaaaaataaaaaaacataaaaccagatacatggacaacatgggaaaaagcaattacaaagaCACAGATGAATTTATATTGGATGTACATGTCAAAGTAAACTTctgttaattatattttttaccaTGTCACACAGCCCTTTGATGGTTGTTATTATGGTCTTTAATCaaggacaattatttttttaatagtagTTTTTCATGTCATGATGAGCTAAAGGAGATCACAATTAAACAGAATGTAATTTTATATCATTCTCTTTTGAATTACAATCCACTCTAACATTTTTCTCCTTATTTTCCAGTTTTCCAGATGTTCAGATTTGAGGTTCACGTGAGAATCACAGACGAGACGGGTCAACACATCCAGCACATGACTACGGCAGCAAACCCCACTGAATCCTTCCTGTTCTCCTCGTTGTTTGACGGAGACAACGGTGTGATGGTTGGAGGTTCGAACCCCCTCTCTAACTTCTGTGCCGATGTGGGCGACTCCTTCGCCGGGAAATCCACCGCCGAGGCCCTGCTGTCCACTCTGCGCGCCGACGACCTGTGCTGCGGACTGGTGGACGATTTCGTGTCTGGCACAGAAGACGGCATCTTTCTGGGACACCAATCCACCTGGAAAATGGGCTTCCCCGGCGACTGGAACATCTTTGTATCGAGCAGCGACAGCTCAAACGACGGCTGCCATAAAAGTAGTGAGAAGGTCTTCAAACAGGAAGTttcagaagaggagagaagtaTCCACTGGAGTAGCGAAGACGACCAGAACGTAGTCGAGTTTGACAGTGAGGAAAGTAAAGCGCTTTGGGAGTCTCTGTCAAAATCTAGTGATCCTTACAACCCCTTCTTTTTCTCTGCGTGCAtttcaacaaacacaaatatggGGAGAAGTAAAGGCAAAGCGATGGACAGTGATGCTGACGTCATGTCAGTGAGCAAGTCCAGCGAGGAGATGTTGGGGCCTCTGGGCCTGAACGTCTGGGTCAGTCGTTCTGACAGCGAAAGCAGTTGGAGCAGCTGGGCAAGTTCGGAGGGTTCGAGCCCCGACATCGACGAGGAGAGCGAGAGGCTCTTGGAGTTCTTCAGCAGTCCCGAAGACCCTTACAATCCCATGTGCTTCACTGCACgcacattcagcagcacatcaCCTCAAACCACCACAGTTTCTAAACAACAGGCCTCACTCCCTGCACCTTCCTCCAAGTCAGACACCGACacggaggagaaggagagcagCTTTCCTCCTTCATCTGAGGATGACGAAGAAGAGCAGCTGTGGAAAGCTCTCTGCCAAAAGGACGACCCGTACCACCCTCTAAACTTCCAGGCCTGCCTCCAGAGCTCCCCGACAACAACACTGCAGTCTGGAGATCCCATTAATGTCCACCACACACAAAACCCACCCACAAAGggaaagaaatgtgaaaaagagGCAAAAAGACGCCAAAAATCCAGAGTCACCAAGCCCTCGCTGCCAGAGAGGCAGTTAAAGCATCACTCCCATCCAGACAAAACACTGGTGCCCTGGAAAAGACCTGGACAAACACCTCAGCCACTgccagaggagaagaaggaaagCAAGGCCACCACCTCCCAGAAAAAggtaattatttaataataatttacaggATTACATGAAGCATTAAATGAAACCCCTGTGGGATTTGAAGTAAAAATAGTCTCTAGTACTCTGTAAATACTACAGAGCATTGAAATGAGAATTGTATACATCAAGACAAAAGGTTGAACCTAACTATTCCACTTTATTCCCTGGTAGACTAAACAGCTTAAATAGGACGTGATATAGACAGTGATGTCAAGTGATGACACTTTTCCCCCGTCAGTTTCTTTGGCCCAAGTAGATACCGAAGAACATGTGATAGCTTAATATCAAAGGAGTGTCGTCTGCTGACTGTTGCAGCCTCTTGTGATAAGATAAGGGTTAATTCTAAGGGTTTATTCCTGCCACAGAGCTGCTACATACTGTACCGCACAGTGTTAAACTGAGCTGTTGTTTGTTGTCGGTTAGCAACGCTGCTGGTCGTCATGACTAAGCAATGTCATGTGACACCGGCGAGTCAGCAGAGAGTTAGACTTCCACATTATGTAAATGTGCATGTAAAGTTGCAGTAGTATTGcaaagttattttaacacaCACTGTTGCatcagacttgtttttctgCCTCACAGTCTTATTCTGATTACACACCTGTCTGGAAAGTACGTGGTCTTTGTTGTGCATTGTGGGGTATTTTCACAGCCACTAAAAACTTAGCCCTGAGTGGTCATAACCAGCTGTTTAGTGACTTTTATTTGAAGTTTAGATCCCTCTTTACTCACATCAGTAGCAGAttaaaaccccccaaaaagcACACACATCTGTATCGTTTtaacaaaatgtgtttaattgtcgtcttcatttctttctgtatttcagGTGCGATTTTCTCCTCTGGTCCAAGTCCACGTCATGCGGACCTGGCCGTTTGCCCGCCAGGCGTCTCGTAAAGGACACTGGGAAGAAATGGTACGAGACCGGGACCGCTTCCGGAAGCGGGTCCGGGAAACGGAGCAGGCCATCGGCTACTGCTTCACCCAGACCCACAGAGAGAGGATCCGGGCGTCTCTGGACGGTGCcttgaaataaagaaaaaaaagtcc encodes the following:
- the ppp1r15b gene encoding protein phosphatase 1 regulatory subunit 15B, whose translation is MATVVGSEKGSAERTAMERFGSGGMALLPWTKQMLTVLWEQLRLLVQVIYYTFISVFQMFRFEVHVRITDETGQHIQHMTTAANPTESFLFSSLFDGDNGVMVGGSNPLSNFCADVGDSFAGKSTAEALLSTLRADDLCCGLVDDFVSGTEDGIFLGHQSTWKMGFPGDWNIFVSSSDSSNDGCHKSSEKVFKQEVSEEERSIHWSSEDDQNVVEFDSEESKALWESLSKSSDPYNPFFFSACISTNTNMGRSKGKAMDSDADVMSVSKSSEEMLGPLGLNVWVSRSDSESSWSSWASSEGSSPDIDEESERLLEFFSSPEDPYNPMCFTARTFSSTSPQTTTVSKQQASLPAPSSKSDTDTEEKESSFPPSSEDDEEEQLWKALCQKDDPYHPLNFQACLQSSPTTTLQSGDPINVHHTQNPPTKGKKCEKEAKRRQKSRVTKPSLPERQLKHHSHPDKTLVPWKRPGQTPQPLPEEKKESKATTSQKKVRFSPLVQVHVMRTWPFARQASRKGHWEEMVRDRDRFRKRVRETEQAIGYCFTQTHRERIRASLDGALK